The genomic DNA ATTTCATCGGAGTGGACTTTTTCCACCCTGCAATAGGTTTCAATGAAATCCCAGAATTCAGGTGTGTAGCTGTAACCGAGAACCACGCCGATGGTCTGTCCTTTCAGGTCTTCCAGAGTTTTGATGTCATCACGGTTTTTGGTCCAGATGACCCACGGTGAGTCTACGAGGACTTCCTCCGGGTAAAGGGTGTACATTTCCCGGTCCGGGGTGAAGTTGGCGGAAAAAAGTGCGGTTGCTTCACCGAATTGTACCATTTCCAAAGCCCGGTTCCATGGGAAGGACTTGATATCGTCTATGGGGATCCCCAGCCGTTTATATACGGCCCTGACCGTCTCAACGGAAAATCCGGTCAGCCCCTCATCTGTCTTGAATTGATAAGGGGGCCATATGTCGCATACCAGCGTGGTGGGCCTGTCTTCCTTGCTCGTGGTACCGGCAAACACTATGGCAGCCGTCAGTAAGACCAGACCAATCGCTATGCCCGTCCGAGAATATTTCATTTCAAATCCTCCTCAGGTTGTCAGATATTGCAATGCCCATTAACGGCCCTATTTTCCGTGACTGTATCCACCTGCCTCCTGTTCTGTGAGCGGAGTGGTGACGGGGTTTCGTTTAAAATAGTCGATGCATCGTTGCATGTCCGTGATAAACAGGTCTCCGAGATCGCGGGAGAATCCGTGGCGGACAAGAATTCGCATGATGACCAGATCCTGCCGGTTGGCGGGCATGGAGTAGGCTGCCACCTGCCAGCCCCGGCTGCGGAGGCGGTCTGACAGGTCATAGAGCGTATAGCCGTGGCCTGCGCCTTCCTTGAGGGACCAGCTGAGGGCCGGTATGCCGCCGCGGCCGTCATAGATGATTTCAAATGGTCCCATGTCGGCTATTCTATCTGCGATGATATGGGCGGTGTCGTAGCATGCCTGCTGCAATCGGCGGTAGCCTTCACGTCCGAGGCGCAGGAAATTGTAATATTGCGCCACTATCTGGCCGCCGGGACGGGAAAAGTTCAGTGCGAAAGTCGGCATGTCCCCACCTAGATAGTTGACTCGGAATATGAGGTCTTCGGGAAGATATTTCTTTTCACGCCAAACGGCCCAGCCCACGCCGAGCGGGGAAAGGCCGTACTTGTGGCCCGATGCGTTGATGGACTTGACCCGTGGCAGGCGGAAATCCCAGAGCAGGTCCGGGTCCACGAAAGGTGCGAGGAATCCGCCGCTGGCTCCGTCCACGTGAACAGGGATGTCGAGTCCGGTTTCTTCCTGCAGTTTGTCAAGAGCGTCGCATACTTCCTTGACCGGTTCATATTGGCAGGTGAAAGTGACGCCGAGCGTCGGCACCACGCCGATGGTGTTTTCATCGCATCGTTTGATGACTTCCTCCGGCGTCATGATGAGCCGGTCTTTTTCCATGGGGATTTCCCGCAGTTCCACATCCCAGTAACGGGCGAATTTGTGCCAGCATATCTGCACCGGACCGCAGATGAGATTGGGTTTGTCCGTGGGCTTGCCTTGCGCTTTCATCTTGTCGCGCCAGCGCCATTTCATCGCCATGCCGCCCAGCATGGCCGCTTCGCTTGAACCCGTGGTGGAGCAGCCGAGGGTGTTGTGTGCATCCGGGGAGTTCCACAGGTCGGCGAGCATATGGACGCAGCGCGCTTCGATTTCCGCTGTCTGCGGGTATTCGTCCTTGTCGATCATGTTCTTGTCCATGCTCTCGTCCATGAGTCGGTGTACTTCCGGTTCGGCCCATGTCTGGCAGAACGTGGC from uncultured Pseudodesulfovibrio sp. includes the following:
- a CDS encoding transporter substrate-binding domain-containing protein encodes the protein MKYSRTGIAIGLVLLTAAIVFAGTTSKEDRPTTLVCDIWPPYQFKTDEGLTGFSVETVRAVYKRLGIPIDDIKSFPWNRALEMVQFGEATALFSANFTPDREMYTLYPEEVLVDSPWVIWTKNRDDIKTLEDLKGQTIGVVLGYSYTPEFWDFIETYCRVEKVHSDEINFMKLSFGRLDAIVAECGNGIYLAKKIGDPSIRPQPGITIKNEGLYIIFSRSNESKEFVDMFSAELREFKKTEEFKALKKKYLELKP
- a CDS encoding glutamate decarboxylase produces the protein MAIHEKDTIKEQLLDDVYASSDLSVSMPKYKFPATEHDPRHAYQVVHDELMLDGNSRQNLATFCQTWAEPEVHRLMDESMDKNMIDKDEYPQTAEIEARCVHMLADLWNSPDAHNTLGCSTTGSSEAAMLGGMAMKWRWRDKMKAQGKPTDKPNLICGPVQICWHKFARYWDVELREIPMEKDRLIMTPEEVIKRCDENTIGVVPTLGVTFTCQYEPVKEVCDALDKLQEETGLDIPVHVDGASGGFLAPFVDPDLLWDFRLPRVKSINASGHKYGLSPLGVGWAVWREKKYLPEDLIFRVNYLGGDMPTFALNFSRPGGQIVAQYYNFLRLGREGYRRLQQACYDTAHIIADRIADMGPFEIIYDGRGGIPALSWSLKEGAGHGYTLYDLSDRLRSRGWQVAAYSMPANRQDLVIMRILVRHGFSRDLGDLFITDMQRCIDYFKRNPVTTPLTEQEAGGYSHGK